In Amycolatopsis sp. EV170708-02-1, the following are encoded in one genomic region:
- a CDS encoding glutamate ABC transporter substrate-binding protein — MRGRALLVACLMLVTAAACGEDAGPSDSVVARAVASNKLTIGIRFDQPGLSRRTMDGRYVGFDVDVAKYVASELGVDEDHITWHDSRPSSRETDITSGITDLMVATYSITEKRKQVVGFAGPYFDTGQDLLVRLRSTDITGPENLNGRKLCAVGGTTSAEQVRDKFAQAVQLVEYPRYQDCVTALLAGQVDAVTTDDVILAGYVAQNPELLRVVGKPFSKEKYGIGLRKEDTEGRAAVAKAIQKMISSGEWLESLNRNIGPSGYRIPPPPQVTEK; from the coding sequence CGGCCTGCGGCGAAGACGCCGGTCCGTCGGATTCCGTCGTCGCGCGCGCCGTCGCGTCCAACAAGCTCACCATCGGCATCCGCTTCGACCAGCCGGGACTTTCCCGGAGGACGATGGACGGCCGGTACGTCGGCTTCGACGTCGACGTGGCGAAGTACGTCGCGAGCGAACTGGGGGTCGACGAGGATCACATCACCTGGCACGACAGCAGGCCGTCGTCCCGCGAGACGGACATCACCTCGGGCATCACGGATCTGATGGTGGCGACCTACTCCATCACCGAAAAGCGCAAACAGGTCGTCGGCTTCGCCGGGCCGTACTTCGACACCGGCCAGGATCTCCTCGTCCGGCTCCGGTCGACCGACATCACCGGTCCCGAGAACCTCAACGGCCGCAAGCTGTGCGCCGTGGGCGGCACCACCTCCGCCGAGCAGGTGCGCGACAAGTTCGCCCAGGCCGTGCAGCTCGTCGAGTACCCGCGCTATCAGGACTGCGTCACCGCCCTGCTCGCCGGGCAGGTGGACGCGGTGACCACCGACGACGTCATCCTCGCCGGATACGTGGCGCAGAACCCGGAGCTGCTGAGGGTCGTCGGCAAACCGTTCTCGAAGGAGAAGTACGGCATCGGCCTGCGCAAGGAAGACACCGAGGGCCGGGCGGCGGTGGCCAAGGCGATCCAGAAGATGATCTCGTCCGGGGAGTGGCTCGAATCGCTGAACCGCAACATCGGCCCGTCCGGCTACCGGATCCCGCCTCCTCCTCAGGTCACCGAGAAGTGA
- the hrpB gene encoding ATP-dependent helicase HrpB, protein MTLPDLPVRAVLPELEAALDAHGTAVLVAPPGTGKTTLVPLALDNGEGRVIVAEPRRLAARAAAARMASLLGERVGETVGYSVRGDRKVSSSTRIEVVTSGLLVRRVQADPELAGVSTVLLDECHERHLDADLLLALLLDVRGGLREDLRLLATSATVASGRLAALLGDAPVITAHARTYPVDVSYSPPARGERTEATVARVIRKALSEGDGDVLAFLPGAGEIARVSGLLNGLDADVLPLHGRLSAASQDDALRPRDRRRVVLSTSVAESSLTVPGVRAVVDCGLSRVPRVDHRRGLPGLATVRVSAAVAEQRAGRAGREAPGRAYRCWAAHEQGSLPAYPEPEIRTAELARFALELACWSTPDGSGLAWWDPPGEGALAAGRALLTTLGATDEDGTVTERGRKMATLGLHPRLARALLDGAARTNARSAAEVVALLDSGGTLTDLEAELRRVRGDERWKRDVRRLSQLVPDGGNASDPALVVALAHPERLARRRATGTPVYLMAGGTAAELPRGSGLADVEWLAVAEATRDPGRAQGIIRLAAPADEELAVRAAPNLMSSVDEVHWSSGDVVARSVRRLGAIVLSEKPLRSPAPDAIRAALLDGLRSEGLSLLRWPEEGKRLRERLSFLHRVLGPPWPAVSDPELLSTLDSWLDLGSARRRSDLASLDAGAALRGLLPWPEASRLDELAPDRLEVPSGSRIRVDYSGEQPVLAVKLQETFGWLATPELAGIPVVLHLLSPAGRPAAVTADLESFWRNGYAAVRADLRGRYPKHPWPEDPLTAAPTRRTSRRASS, encoded by the coding sequence GTGACCCTTCCCGATCTGCCGGTTCGCGCCGTCCTGCCCGAACTCGAAGCCGCGCTGGACGCCCATGGCACCGCGGTCCTCGTCGCGCCCCCGGGAACCGGCAAGACCACCCTGGTGCCGCTCGCGCTGGACAACGGCGAAGGCCGGGTGATCGTCGCCGAACCGAGGCGGCTCGCCGCCCGGGCCGCGGCGGCGAGGATGGCCTCCCTGCTCGGCGAACGGGTCGGCGAGACGGTCGGCTATTCGGTCCGCGGAGATCGGAAGGTGTCCTCTTCGACGCGGATCGAAGTGGTCACGTCGGGTTTGCTGGTCCGGCGGGTGCAGGCCGATCCCGAACTCGCCGGGGTGTCGACCGTCCTGCTCGACGAATGCCACGAACGCCATCTCGACGCGGATCTCTTGCTCGCGCTCCTGCTGGACGTACGCGGCGGCCTGCGGGAAGACCTGCGCCTGCTCGCGACGTCCGCCACGGTGGCTTCCGGACGGCTGGCGGCCCTGCTCGGCGACGCGCCGGTGATCACCGCGCACGCGAGGACCTATCCGGTCGACGTCTCGTACTCCCCGCCCGCGCGCGGCGAACGGACAGAGGCGACCGTCGCCAGGGTGATCCGCAAAGCACTGTCCGAAGGGGACGGTGATGTGCTCGCCTTCCTGCCCGGCGCCGGTGAGATCGCCAGGGTGAGCGGGCTTCTCAACGGCCTCGACGCCGACGTGCTGCCCTTGCACGGACGGCTTTCGGCGGCGAGCCAGGACGACGCGCTGCGCCCGCGCGACCGTCGCAGGGTGGTGCTCTCGACCTCGGTGGCCGAGTCGAGCCTGACCGTGCCGGGCGTGCGCGCGGTGGTGGACTGCGGGCTTTCGCGTGTTCCCCGCGTCGATCACCGGCGCGGCCTCCCCGGGCTGGCGACAGTCCGCGTTTCGGCCGCGGTCGCCGAACAGCGCGCCGGCCGCGCCGGACGTGAGGCGCCGGGGCGCGCGTACCGGTGCTGGGCCGCGCACGAGCAGGGGTCGCTGCCCGCCTATCCCGAACCCGAGATCCGGACGGCGGAACTGGCGCGGTTCGCCCTCGAACTCGCCTGCTGGTCCACTCCGGACGGTTCCGGCCTCGCCTGGTGGGACCCGCCCGGCGAAGGCGCGCTGGCCGCCGGACGCGCGTTGCTGACCACACTCGGAGCGACCGATGAGGACGGCACGGTCACCGAACGCGGGCGGAAGATGGCCACGCTGGGTCTGCATCCGCGGCTGGCGAGGGCGTTGCTGGACGGCGCGGCGCGGACCAACGCGCGTTCGGCCGCCGAAGTCGTCGCGCTGCTGGACAGCGGCGGCACGCTGACCGACCTCGAAGCCGAGCTGCGCCGAGTACGCGGTGACGAGCGCTGGAAGCGCGACGTTCGGCGGCTTTCCCAGCTCGTGCCTGACGGCGGCAACGCGTCCGATCCTGCGTTGGTGGTGGCACTCGCGCATCCCGAGCGGCTCGCGCGGCGGCGTGCCACGGGGACGCCGGTGTATCTGATGGCCGGCGGCACGGCGGCCGAACTCCCGCGAGGCAGCGGGCTGGCCGACGTCGAATGGCTGGCCGTGGCCGAAGCCACCCGCGATCCCGGCCGCGCACAGGGCATCATCCGGCTGGCGGCGCCCGCCGACGAGGAACTCGCCGTGCGCGCGGCCCCGAATCTGATGTCCTCAGTGGACGAAGTGCATTGGTCTTCGGGCGACGTCGTCGCGCGATCGGTGCGGCGGCTCGGGGCGATCGTGCTTTCGGAGAAGCCGTTGCGTTCGCCCGCGCCGGACGCGATCCGCGCCGCGCTGCTGGACGGTTTGCGCTCCGAAGGGCTCAGCCTGCTGCGCTGGCCGGAGGAGGGAAAGCGACTGCGCGAACGACTGTCCTTCCTGCACCGGGTGCTGGGCCCACCTTGGCCCGCGGTCTCCGACCCGGAACTCCTGTCCACTTTGGACAGCTGGCTCGATCTCGGCTCGGCACGCCGCCGATCGGATCTGGCATCGCTGGACGCAGGCGCCGCGCTGCGCGGATTGCTGCCCTGGCCCGAAGCGTCCCGTTTGGACGAGCTGGCGCCGGATCGGCTGGAGGTGCCGTCGGGCTCCCGGATCCGGGTCGACTATTCGGGCGAACAGCCGGTGCTGGCCGTGAAACTGCAGGAGACCTTCGGCTGGCTCGCGACGCCGGAGCTGGCGGGCATCCCCGTGGTGCTGCACCTGCTCTCCCCCGCCGGACGGCCCGCCGCCGTCACCGCCGACCTGGAATCGTTCTGGCGCAACGGTTACGCCGCCGTACGCGCCGACCTTCGCGGACGCTACCCGAAACACCCGTGGCCGGAGGACCCACTGACCGCCGCGCCCACCCGGCGCACTTCACGGCGCGCGTCCTCGTGA